A DNA window from Etheostoma spectabile isolate EspeVRDwgs_2016 chromosome 22, UIUC_Espe_1.0, whole genome shotgun sequence contains the following coding sequences:
- the nsun6 gene encoding tRNA (cytosine(72)-C(5))-methyltransferase NSUN6 isoform X3 — MSNFPRISLKPEVTDYLKSVFLNKEVLAAVGHQEADCRFQKLLTCLSHPPSYTCVRASTHLAPLEEIRHKLGEELKKMCTSSAEEVSVQILPHPQIPDVLLLPVDGPRPVKQLSSEVVVGAQCGSAVLRGAHVFVPGILASPKYMKVGDVVSVLSDLEGRCTRGATSFQGKKVFVGNGVAQIDRSSIFCADEPAKGIGVRMVEALYQSPSFDGVLPNLAFLQNLPSVVVGHVLGPRPGERILDMCAAPGGKTCHIAALMRDQGEVVALDRIRNKIDRIHQNAQMLHLQSIKVYCFNSTQAVSSDSAQEAEGPPFPPESFDRVLLDAPCSGLGQRPSMSCTWSLKEICSYQPLQRKLFHAAVQLLKKGGVLVYSTCTVTLAENEEQVAWALQTFPCLTLQPQEPHIGAEGMLGAGLSPEQLRLLQRFSPELSWDQTGTAAPLPCRADRDTIGFFIAKFLKN; from the exons ATGTCCAATTTTCCAAGGATTTCCCTGAAGCCTGAAGTCACTGATTATCTCAAGAGTGTCTTCTTAAACAAGGAG GTGTTGGCTGCAGTCGGCCATCAGGAGGCAGACTGTCGTTTCCAGAAGCTGCTCACATGCCTGTCTCACCCTCCTTCGTACACTTGTGTTCGGGCCAGTACTCATCTCGCTCCCCTGGAAGAGATCAGACACAAGTTAGGAGAAGAGCTGAAAAAG ATGTGCACCTCATCAGCAGAGGAGGTCTCCGTTCAGATTCTTCCTCACCCGCAAATTCCAGATGTGCTGCTCCTTCCCGTCGACGGCCCAAG ACCTGTGAAGCAGCTCAGCTCAGAGGTGGTGGTCGGTGCTCAGTGTGGTAGCGCCGTACTGAGAGGTGCTCATGTCTTTGTCCCGGGGATTCTCGCCAGCCCAAAGT ACATGAAGGTTGGAGATGTGGTGTCTGTCCTCTCTGACTTGGAGGGTCGGTGCACGCGAGGAGCCACGAGCTTCCAGGGAAAGAAAGTGTTCGTGGGAAACGGAGTTGCTCAAATAGATCGCTCCAGCATCTTCTGCGCAGATGAACCTGCCAA GGGAATAGGTGTTCGGATGGTAGAGGCACTCTACCAGAGTCCTTCCTTCGATGGTGTTCTACCCAACCTGGCATTCCTACAG AACCTTCCCTCTGTAGTTGTGGGACATGTTCTCGGGCCTCGTCCTGGAGAACGGATCCTGGATATGTGTGCTGCACCCGGAGGGAAGACCTGCCACATCGCAGCACTCATGAGGGATCAG GGCGAGGTCGTGGCGCTGGACAGGATCCGAAATAAGATCGATCGAATTCATCAAAACGCccaaatgttgcatttacagtCGATCAAAGTTTATTGCTTTAACAGCACTCAAGCTGTGAGCAGCGACTCGGCACAGGAAGCTGAAG GACCTCCCTTCCCTCCTGAAAGTTTTGACCGGGTTCTGCTGGACGCCCCCTGTAGCGGCCTCGGACAGAGACCCAGCATGTCCTGTACCTGGAGCCTCAAGGAGATCTGTTCCTACCAGCCACTGCAGCGCAAGTTATTCCATGCT GCAGTGCAGTTGTTGAAGAAAGGTGGGGTTCTTGTGTATAGCACCTGCACAGTGACTCTAGCAGAGAATGAGGAGCAGGTAGCCTGGGCCCTCCAAACCTTCCCCTGCCTCACGCTTCAGCCTCAG GAGCCTCACATTGGTGCAGAAGGCATGCTGGGAGCCGGCCTGTCACCTGAGCAGCTGCGCCTTCTCCAGAGGTTCAGTCCTGAGCTGAGCTGGGACCAGACAGGAACGGCAGCCCCCCTCCCCTGCAGAGCCGACAGAGACACTATTGGCTTTTTTATTGCCAAGTTCCTGAAAAACTGA
- the arl8 gene encoding ADP-ribosylation factor-like 8 isoform X2: MGLIFAKLWSFFCNQEHKVIIVGLDNAGKTTILYQFLMNEVVHTSPTIGSNVEEIVVKNTHFLMWDIGGQESLRSSWNTYYSNTESVAAGVFVQSTDGSRGRPSQRSRFHKGAYLKSKARVSLHSVLEKGEEEEQQSHGRGRCVLKRGF; the protein is encoded by the exons ATGGGCCTCATATTTGCCAAACTGTGGAGCTTCTTCTGTAACCAAG agCACAAGGTGATAATCGTCGGACTAGATAACGCAGGGAAAACCACCATCCTTTACCAATT TCTGATGAATGAGGTCGTCCACACGTCACCCACCATTGGAAGCAATGTGGAAGAAATAGTGGTGAAGAACACTCACTTCCTAATGTGGGATATAGGAGGGCAGGAGTCTCTCAGGTCCTCTTGGAACACCTACTACTCCAATACAGAG agtgtGGCAGCTGGTGTGTTTGTTCAGAGCACAGACGGCAGCAGGGGCCGCCCAAGTCAGAGGTCACGCTTTCATAAAGGGGCCTATCTGAAAAGCAAAGCGAGGGTCAGCCTCCACAGTGTTTTagagaaaggagaagaagaagaacagcaGAGTCATGGCAGAGGCAGATGTGTCTTGAAGAGAGGTTTCTAA
- the nsun6 gene encoding tRNA (cytosine(72)-C(5))-methyltransferase NSUN6 isoform X1: protein MSNFPRISLKPEVTDYLKSVFLNKEVLAAVGHQEADCRFQKLLTCLSHPPSYTCVRASTHLAPLEEIRHKLGEELKKQQMCTSSAEEVSVQILPHPQIPDVLLLPVDGPRPVKQLSSEVVVGAQCGSAVLRGAHVFVPGILASPKYMKVGDVVSVLSDLEGRCTRGATSFQGKKVFVGNGVAQIDRSSIFCADEPAKGIGVRMVEALYQSPSFDGVLPNLAFLQNLPSVVVGHVLGPRPGERILDMCAAPGGKTCHIAALMRDQGEVVALDRIRNKIDRIHQNAQMLHLQSIKVYCFNSTQAVSSDSAQEAEGPPFPPESFDRVLLDAPCSGLGQRPSMSCTWSLKEICSYQPLQRKLFHAAVQLLKKGGVLVYSTCTVTLAENEEQVAWALQTFPCLTLQPQEPHIGAEGMLGAGLSPEQLRLLQRFSPELSWDQTGTAAPLPCRADRDTIGFFIAKFLKN, encoded by the exons ATGTCCAATTTTCCAAGGATTTCCCTGAAGCCTGAAGTCACTGATTATCTCAAGAGTGTCTTCTTAAACAAGGAG GTGTTGGCTGCAGTCGGCCATCAGGAGGCAGACTGTCGTTTCCAGAAGCTGCTCACATGCCTGTCTCACCCTCCTTCGTACACTTGTGTTCGGGCCAGTACTCATCTCGCTCCCCTGGAAGAGATCAGACACAAGTTAGGAGAAGAGCTGAAAAAG CAGCAGATGTGCACCTCATCAGCAGAGGAGGTCTCCGTTCAGATTCTTCCTCACCCGCAAATTCCAGATGTGCTGCTCCTTCCCGTCGACGGCCCAAG ACCTGTGAAGCAGCTCAGCTCAGAGGTGGTGGTCGGTGCTCAGTGTGGTAGCGCCGTACTGAGAGGTGCTCATGTCTTTGTCCCGGGGATTCTCGCCAGCCCAAAGT ACATGAAGGTTGGAGATGTGGTGTCTGTCCTCTCTGACTTGGAGGGTCGGTGCACGCGAGGAGCCACGAGCTTCCAGGGAAAGAAAGTGTTCGTGGGAAACGGAGTTGCTCAAATAGATCGCTCCAGCATCTTCTGCGCAGATGAACCTGCCAA GGGAATAGGTGTTCGGATGGTAGAGGCACTCTACCAGAGTCCTTCCTTCGATGGTGTTCTACCCAACCTGGCATTCCTACAG AACCTTCCCTCTGTAGTTGTGGGACATGTTCTCGGGCCTCGTCCTGGAGAACGGATCCTGGATATGTGTGCTGCACCCGGAGGGAAGACCTGCCACATCGCAGCACTCATGAGGGATCAG GGCGAGGTCGTGGCGCTGGACAGGATCCGAAATAAGATCGATCGAATTCATCAAAACGCccaaatgttgcatttacagtCGATCAAAGTTTATTGCTTTAACAGCACTCAAGCTGTGAGCAGCGACTCGGCACAGGAAGCTGAAG GACCTCCCTTCCCTCCTGAAAGTTTTGACCGGGTTCTGCTGGACGCCCCCTGTAGCGGCCTCGGACAGAGACCCAGCATGTCCTGTACCTGGAGCCTCAAGGAGATCTGTTCCTACCAGCCACTGCAGCGCAAGTTATTCCATGCT GCAGTGCAGTTGTTGAAGAAAGGTGGGGTTCTTGTGTATAGCACCTGCACAGTGACTCTAGCAGAGAATGAGGAGCAGGTAGCCTGGGCCCTCCAAACCTTCCCCTGCCTCACGCTTCAGCCTCAG GAGCCTCACATTGGTGCAGAAGGCATGCTGGGAGCCGGCCTGTCACCTGAGCAGCTGCGCCTTCTCCAGAGGTTCAGTCCTGAGCTGAGCTGGGACCAGACAGGAACGGCAGCCCCCCTCCCCTGCAGAGCCGACAGAGACACTATTGGCTTTTTTATTGCCAAGTTCCTGAAAAACTGA
- the arl8 gene encoding ADP-ribosylation factor-like 8 isoform X1 encodes MGLIFAKLWSFFCNQEHKVIIVGLDNAGKTTILYQFLMNEVVHTSPTIGSNVEEIVVKNTHFLMWDIGGQESLRSSWNTYYSNTEFIILVVDSTDRERLAISKEELYRMLAHEDLRKAAVLIFANKQDMKDCMSAAEISKYLTLSSIKDHPWHIQSCCALTGEGLCQGLEWMTSRAGLR; translated from the exons ATGGGCCTCATATTTGCCAAACTGTGGAGCTTCTTCTGTAACCAAG agCACAAGGTGATAATCGTCGGACTAGATAACGCAGGGAAAACCACCATCCTTTACCAATT TCTGATGAATGAGGTCGTCCACACGTCACCCACCATTGGAAGCAATGTGGAAGAAATAGTGGTGAAGAACACTCACTTCCTAATGTGGGATATAGGAGGGCAGGAGTCTCTCAGGTCCTCTTGGAACACCTACTACTCCAATACAGAG TTCATCATTCTGGTGGTGGACAGCACAGACCGAGAGAGGCTGGCCATCTCTAAAGAGGAGCTCTACAGGATGTTGGCTCATGAG GACCTGCGGAAAGCAGCTGTGTTGATATTTGCCAATAAGCAGGATATGAAGGACTGTATGTCTGCGGCAGAGATCTCCAAATACCTCACCCTGAGCTCCATCAAAGACCACCCCTGGCACATACAGTCCTGCTGTGCACTTACAGGAGAGGG TTTATGCCAAGGCCTTGAGTGGATGACCTCGAGGGCTGGACTCAGATAG
- the nsun6 gene encoding tRNA (cytosine(72)-C(5))-methyltransferase NSUN6 isoform X2 yields the protein MSNFPRISLKPEVTDYLKSVFLNKEVLAAVGHQEADCRFQKLLTCLSHPPSYTCVRASTHLAPLEEIRHKLGEELKKQMCTSSAEEVSVQILPHPQIPDVLLLPVDGPRPVKQLSSEVVVGAQCGSAVLRGAHVFVPGILASPKYMKVGDVVSVLSDLEGRCTRGATSFQGKKVFVGNGVAQIDRSSIFCADEPAKGIGVRMVEALYQSPSFDGVLPNLAFLQNLPSVVVGHVLGPRPGERILDMCAAPGGKTCHIAALMRDQGEVVALDRIRNKIDRIHQNAQMLHLQSIKVYCFNSTQAVSSDSAQEAEGPPFPPESFDRVLLDAPCSGLGQRPSMSCTWSLKEICSYQPLQRKLFHAAVQLLKKGGVLVYSTCTVTLAENEEQVAWALQTFPCLTLQPQEPHIGAEGMLGAGLSPEQLRLLQRFSPELSWDQTGTAAPLPCRADRDTIGFFIAKFLKN from the exons ATGTCCAATTTTCCAAGGATTTCCCTGAAGCCTGAAGTCACTGATTATCTCAAGAGTGTCTTCTTAAACAAGGAG GTGTTGGCTGCAGTCGGCCATCAGGAGGCAGACTGTCGTTTCCAGAAGCTGCTCACATGCCTGTCTCACCCTCCTTCGTACACTTGTGTTCGGGCCAGTACTCATCTCGCTCCCCTGGAAGAGATCAGACACAAGTTAGGAGAAGAGCTGAAAAAG CAGATGTGCACCTCATCAGCAGAGGAGGTCTCCGTTCAGATTCTTCCTCACCCGCAAATTCCAGATGTGCTGCTCCTTCCCGTCGACGGCCCAAG ACCTGTGAAGCAGCTCAGCTCAGAGGTGGTGGTCGGTGCTCAGTGTGGTAGCGCCGTACTGAGAGGTGCTCATGTCTTTGTCCCGGGGATTCTCGCCAGCCCAAAGT ACATGAAGGTTGGAGATGTGGTGTCTGTCCTCTCTGACTTGGAGGGTCGGTGCACGCGAGGAGCCACGAGCTTCCAGGGAAAGAAAGTGTTCGTGGGAAACGGAGTTGCTCAAATAGATCGCTCCAGCATCTTCTGCGCAGATGAACCTGCCAA GGGAATAGGTGTTCGGATGGTAGAGGCACTCTACCAGAGTCCTTCCTTCGATGGTGTTCTACCCAACCTGGCATTCCTACAG AACCTTCCCTCTGTAGTTGTGGGACATGTTCTCGGGCCTCGTCCTGGAGAACGGATCCTGGATATGTGTGCTGCACCCGGAGGGAAGACCTGCCACATCGCAGCACTCATGAGGGATCAG GGCGAGGTCGTGGCGCTGGACAGGATCCGAAATAAGATCGATCGAATTCATCAAAACGCccaaatgttgcatttacagtCGATCAAAGTTTATTGCTTTAACAGCACTCAAGCTGTGAGCAGCGACTCGGCACAGGAAGCTGAAG GACCTCCCTTCCCTCCTGAAAGTTTTGACCGGGTTCTGCTGGACGCCCCCTGTAGCGGCCTCGGACAGAGACCCAGCATGTCCTGTACCTGGAGCCTCAAGGAGATCTGTTCCTACCAGCCACTGCAGCGCAAGTTATTCCATGCT GCAGTGCAGTTGTTGAAGAAAGGTGGGGTTCTTGTGTATAGCACCTGCACAGTGACTCTAGCAGAGAATGAGGAGCAGGTAGCCTGGGCCCTCCAAACCTTCCCCTGCCTCACGCTTCAGCCTCAG GAGCCTCACATTGGTGCAGAAGGCATGCTGGGAGCCGGCCTGTCACCTGAGCAGCTGCGCCTTCTCCAGAGGTTCAGTCCTGAGCTGAGCTGGGACCAGACAGGAACGGCAGCCCCCCTCCCCTGCAGAGCCGACAGAGACACTATTGGCTTTTTTATTGCCAAGTTCCTGAAAAACTGA